In Asterias amurensis chromosome 4, ASM3211899v1, one genomic interval encodes:
- the LOC139935665 gene encoding testis-expressed protein 26-like — MAASVEIEPSAARQGWVTEADLMAETKQEPNSGVKYVTKFDHDSLTKGFSRDLQQFYGKANEQDKRRCLELLATLHIGEDLNKKSAVRKPTRPKDTKLQRPKTAMASFGRASTPQKVKRTVTSYRRDYPGIIAPSAPPARPRSTDGLYQNSYDLDGPIGTPTYNKEFSNKGFCRPDLIRSGTSSGDRRNNPHPFESFMVWRFPKHVPKDQQLYPGEITDQMMEEILRDKCKSTYQSDYLGVPQGYQMKSAFDDYVDWREKIPYSLASSTRFSYQYPKQQDPLRGNNSRYGCNKGKNVKATGIVPLASTHQMNLRRHTTYDRFFNKPFRPGMVQISKALEAGKLEQYLQTATDKERDVLNKMLDSMAKTGPPRPPSSSGSSRPKTAQPNHTWISKWNGPM, encoded by the exons ATGGCGGCCTCCGTGGAGATCGAGCCGTCTGCTGCTAGGCAAGGATGGGTTACTGAGGCTGATTTGATGgctgaaacaaaacaagaaccGAACTCTGGAGTGAAGTACGTGACTAAG TTCGACCACGACTCGTTAACAAAAGGTTTCTCCCGCGACCTTCAGCAGTTTTACGGCAAGGCGAATGAGCAGGACAAACGGCGTTGTCTGGAGCTCCTTGCTACCCTACACATAGGGGAGGACCTCAACAAGAAATCGGCGGTTAGGAAGCCTACTCGACCAAAAGACACCAAACTACAGAGACCCAAAACTGCAATGGCGTCTTTCG GTCGAGCAAGCACCCCGCAGAAAGTTAAGCGGACCGTGACGTCGTACAGGAGGGACTACCCAGGGATCATTGCTCCGTCTGCACCTCCTGCCAG ACCACGGTCGACAGATGGTCTGTACCAAAACTCCTACGATCTAGATGGACCTATAGGAACGCCCACTTACAACAAGGAGTTTTCCAATAAAGGATTCTGCCGACCGGATCTTATACGGAGCGGGACATCATCTGGAGATAGACGCAATAACCCTCATCCATTCGAG TCTTTCATGGTGTGGCGGTTCCCGAAACACGTACCCAAAGACCAGCAGTTATATCCCGGTGAGATTACCGACCAGATGATGGAAGAGATTCTACGAGATAAGTGCAAATCCACCTACCAAAGCGACTACCTAGGAGTCCCTCAGG GTTATCAGATGAAATCTGCCTTCGATGACTACGTGGACTGGCGAGAGAAGATCCCGTACAGTCTCGCCTCATCTACGAGATTCTCGTACCAGTATCCCAAACAGCAAGACCCGTTACGAGGGAACAATAGCCGGTATGGATGTAATAAAGGCAAGAATGTCAAAGCAACTGGTATCG TTCCTCTAGCCTCCACACATCAAATGAATCTACGTCGACACACCACGTATGACCGCTTCTTCAACAAGCCATTCCGCCCAGGCATGGTGCAGATATCCAAGGCCCTAGAAGCAGGCAAACTGGAGCAGTATCTACAAACAGCGACAGATAAAG aACGAGATGTTTTGAACAAGATGTTGGACTCTATGGCGAAGACGGGCCCTCCCAGACCCCCATCAAGCAGTGGATCATCCAGACCAAAGACTGCCCAGCCAAACCACACATGGATCTCTAAATGGAACGGTCCTATGTAG